One window of the Candidatus Hydrogenedens sp. genome contains the following:
- a CDS encoding ATP-dependent 6-phosphofructokinase, whose protein sequence is MVIKIPSLGECKIISPLKNFQSEQGKKSLLFIDDNIYISNSIEINEHGDYLEKEPKYFEKAGPREKIFFQPGNTIAGIVTCGGICPGLNNVIRSLVVELWFHYGVREILGFRYGYEGLNPEKNLPPLQLDPEIVDEIHDEGGTLLGTSRGPQEPEKMMSYLRSMGVNLLFCVGGDGTHRGAYQLFRILQEKSYPISIIGIPKTIDNDILYTSRTFGFNTAIEEARKVLICAHTEAKSVRYGIGLVKLMGRDSGFVTAYSALASQLVNYAIIPEVPVSLLGANGFLSWLEQRILTREHALIAVAEGAGSECIKEDIERKDASGNVLHADVGKFLRDKIVEYFNNKQVPIQMKYFDPSYLIRSVPANAEDAAFCDALARNAVHAGMAGRTGITIGYIHNQFVHIPIEMVISGRKKIDPESSLWQTVLASTGQPIP, encoded by the coding sequence ACTCAATAGAGATTAATGAGCATGGAGATTATTTAGAAAAAGAGCCGAAATATTTTGAGAAAGCAGGACCGCGTGAAAAAATATTTTTTCAACCTGGAAATACCATTGCGGGGATAGTAACTTGTGGGGGTATCTGTCCGGGATTAAATAATGTAATTCGTTCTTTAGTGGTGGAATTATGGTTTCATTATGGGGTTCGTGAGATATTAGGTTTTCGCTATGGATATGAAGGGTTAAACCCTGAAAAAAATTTGCCTCCACTCCAACTCGACCCCGAAATAGTAGATGAGATACATGATGAAGGAGGAACTCTATTAGGCACATCACGAGGACCGCAAGAGCCCGAAAAAATGATGTCTTATTTGCGTTCTATGGGGGTTAATTTATTATTTTGTGTGGGTGGAGATGGAACGCATCGAGGAGCCTATCAACTATTCCGCATACTGCAAGAAAAATCATATCCCATTTCAATCATTGGAATTCCTAAAACTATTGATAACGATATTTTATATACCTCACGGACTTTTGGTTTTAATACCGCTATTGAGGAAGCAAGAAAAGTCCTTATTTGTGCCCACACAGAAGCAAAATCTGTCCGATATGGAATAGGTTTGGTTAAGTTAATGGGGAGGGATTCAGGTTTCGTTACGGCTTATTCTGCTTTGGCAAGCCAGTTGGTTAATTATGCAATTATTCCAGAAGTGCCAGTATCGCTTCTTGGTGCAAATGGCTTTTTATCATGGCTTGAGCAGAGAATTCTAACAAGAGAGCATGCCCTTATTGCCGTTGCAGAAGGTGCAGGTTCCGAATGTATAAAAGAAGACATTGAGCGGAAAGATGCTTCTGGAAATGTCCTTCATGCGGATGTAGGAAAATTCTTACGAGATAAGATTGTCGAATATTTTAATAACAAACAGGTTCCTATCCAGATGAAATACTTTGACCCAAGTTATCTTATTCGGAGCGTTCCTGCGAATGCAGAAGATGCCGCTTTTTGTGATGCTCTCGCAAGGAATGCTGTGCATGCCGGAATGGCAGGAAGAACAGGTATTACCATAGGTTATATCCACAATCAATTTGTCCATATCCCCATCGAAATGGTCATTTCAGGGCGTAAGAAAATAGACCCTGAAAGCTCCTTATGGCAAACGGTCCTTGCCAGCACTGGTCAACCTATCCCATAA
- a CDS encoding tryptophan-rich sensory protein: MNEYYQQLIKPSWSPPAWVFGPVWTVLYLIIFISYGITFWMVITKKVPAYVLLPFVLNLIFNFLFTPIQFGLRNNFLASVDILLVWITLIAAIILIYPYSRWITFLQIPYLLWVSFATVLQLTITYLNWK; the protein is encoded by the coding sequence ATGAATGAATATTATCAACAGCTGATTAAGCCTTCGTGGTCGCCCCCTGCATGGGTGTTTGGTCCTGTATGGACGGTGTTATATCTGATTATTTTTATTTCGTATGGGATAACATTCTGGATGGTGATTACTAAAAAAGTGCCAGCCTATGTGTTGCTTCCTTTCGTTTTAAATCTAATATTCAACTTCTTATTCACACCTATTCAATTCGGATTACGAAATAATTTTCTTGCAAGTGTAGATATTCTGTTGGTATGGATAACTCTTATTGCGGCAATCATTCTTATATATCCCTATAGCAGGTGGATTACATTTCTCCAAATCCCCTACCTTTTATGGGTAAGTTTTGCAACCGTTTTACAATTAACGATAACCTATCTCAATTGGAAGTAA
- a CDS encoding deoxyribodipyrimidine photo-lyase, with protein MNKKHSLGLFIFRRDLRIDDNSSLIYAARICQQILPCFIFDPQQVENNPYRGDFAVQFMVESLLDLQAELIKNGGKLYLFYGKPEEVLSKIFEQTHFDALFINRDYTPFSKKRDNNINNFCKNQNITFYSLNDALLTQPEDTLNNNKTPITVFSRFYKKAMTLPVSKSQKVTDIQYYREHILGEIQELKTLPFLPDKNEKARLKGGRKEGLKILKRACNLQDYKNHRDIIEKEANTFLSPYLKFGCLSPREVFHTIKNNNPDPEPILRQLYWRDFFTTIAFYFPYVFGNAFNKSFQDVWWSKDENTFHLWSEGMTGFPIVDAGMRELKTTGWMHNRARLIVGSFLTKDLHMSWLWGEKYFATKLIDYDPSVNNGNWQWVAGTGCDAQPYFRIFNPWLQSKRFDPDTIYIKKWIPELKNVPSAHIHQWDIFHKDYREIDYPAPIVNHHEEAEQSKILFKRARLNLKSN; from the coding sequence ATGAACAAGAAACATTCTTTGGGTTTATTTATTTTCCGTAGGGATTTAAGAATAGATGATAATTCCTCACTTATTTATGCAGCAAGGATATGCCAACAAATTCTTCCCTGTTTCATCTTTGACCCACAACAGGTAGAAAACAACCCTTATCGGGGAGACTTTGCAGTTCAATTTATGGTTGAGAGTTTATTAGACTTACAAGCAGAATTGATTAAAAACGGGGGAAAACTCTATCTATTCTACGGCAAACCTGAGGAAGTATTGTCAAAAATTTTTGAACAAACGCATTTTGACGCATTATTTATAAACAGAGATTATACTCCATTCTCAAAAAAACGCGACAATAATATAAACAATTTTTGCAAAAACCAGAACATTACATTCTATTCACTGAACGATGCTTTATTGACCCAACCCGAAGATACCCTTAACAATAATAAGACACCCATAACGGTTTTCTCTCGATTCTATAAAAAAGCCATGACTTTACCTGTTAGCAAATCGCAGAAAGTAACAGATATTCAATACTATCGAGAACATATCCTAGGTGAAATTCAAGAACTTAAAACCTTACCGTTTTTGCCCGATAAAAACGAAAAAGCCCGATTAAAAGGTGGGCGAAAAGAAGGCTTAAAAATACTGAAAAGAGCCTGCAATTTACAAGATTACAAAAACCATAGAGATATAATAGAAAAGGAAGCAAATACTTTTTTATCTCCCTATCTAAAATTTGGATGTTTGTCTCCAAGAGAAGTCTTTCACACGATAAAAAATAACAATCCTGACCCTGAACCAATACTCCGTCAATTATACTGGCGAGATTTTTTCACAACCATTGCGTTTTATTTCCCCTATGTGTTCGGAAATGCCTTTAACAAGTCTTTTCAAGATGTATGGTGGAGTAAAGATGAAAATACTTTCCATTTATGGAGCGAGGGTATGACAGGATTTCCTATTGTAGACGCAGGAATGAGAGAATTAAAAACAACAGGATGGATGCACAACCGTGCACGACTGATTGTAGGTTCTTTTCTCACAAAGGATTTACATATGAGTTGGTTATGGGGAGAAAAATATTTCGCAACCAAATTAATTGACTACGACCCATCCGTTAATAACGGAAACTGGCAATGGGTAGCAGGAACAGGTTGTGATGCTCAACCTTATTTTCGAATTTTTAATCCATGGTTACAATCAAAAAGATTTGACCCTGACACTATATATATAAAAAAATGGATACCGGAATTAAAAAATGTCCCTTCTGCCCACATACATCAATGGGATATATTTCACAAAGACTACCGAGAAATTGATTACCCTGCCCCAATAGTAAACCATCACGAAGAAGCAGAACAATCCAAAATTTTATTTAAAAGAGCCCGATTAAACCTTAAAAGCAACTAA